In Pelmatolapia mariae isolate MD_Pm_ZW linkage group LG8, Pm_UMD_F_2, whole genome shotgun sequence, one genomic interval encodes:
- the aclyb gene encoding ATP-citrate synthase isoform X3, producing MSAKAISEQTGKELLYKNICTSAAVQNRFRYASVTAETDWARLTQDHSWLLTERLVVKPDQLIKRRGKLGLVGINMDLQGVREWLKDHLMKETTVGKAKGVLKNFLIEPFVPHTQEEEFYVCIYATREGDHVLFHHEGGVEVGDVDAKAQKLMVPVDGKLTEDLVKEQLLTQVPDNKKDVLASFIVGLFNLYEDLYFTYLEINPLVVTQDGVYVLDMAAKIDATADYICKAKWGDLEFPPPFGREAYPEEAYIADLDAKSGASLKLTLLNPRGRIWTMVAGGGASVVYSDTICDLGGVDELANYGEYSGAPSEQQTYDYAKTILSLMTREKHPLGKVLIIGGSIANFTNVAATFKGIVRAIKDYQGPLKEHEVTIFVRRGGPNYQEGLRVMGEVGKTTGIPIHVFGTETHMTAIVGMALGHRPIPNQPPMDAHTANFLLNASNSAVTPATTRTASFSEPKSPTDTCPAKKSKAGLPTDSLHSILWPLKNVVTGDWKAQASSGCSGAKATTLFRKNTKTIVWGMQTRAVQGMLDFDYVCSREAPSVAAMVYPFTGDHKQKFYWGHKEILLPVYKNMADAMKKHPEVDVLISFASLRSAFDSTVEAMQYPQIHTIAIIAEGIPEALTRKMIKMADEKGVTIIGPATVGGIKPGCFKIGNTGGMLDNILASKLYRPGSVAYVSRSGGMSNELNNIISRTTDGVYEGVAIGGDRYPGSTFMDHVLRYQDTPGIKMIVVLGEIGGTEEYKICQGIKEGRITKPVVCWCIGTCATMFASEVQFGHAGACANQASETAVAKNQALRDAGAYVPKSFDELGDVIKTVYDELVANGTIVPAQEVPPPTVPMDYSWARELGLIRKPASFMTSICDERGQELIYAGMSITEVFREEIGIGGVLGLLWFQRRLPRYACQFIEMCLMVTADHGPAVSGAHNTIVCARAGKDLISSLTSGLLTIGDRFGGALDAAAKQFSKAFDSGMIPMEFVNKMKKDGKLIMGIGHRVKSINNPDMRVQILKDFVKQNFPSTQLLDYALDVEKITTSKKPNLILNVDGFIGVAFVDMLRTCGGFTRDEADEFVEIGALNGIFVLGRSMGFIGHYLDQKRLKQGLYRHPWDDISYVLPEHMSM from the exons AGGCTGGTGGTGAAGCCAGATCAACTGATAAAGCGGCGCGGGAAGCTCGGCCTAGTGGGCATCAACATGGACTTGCAGGGCGTCCGGGAGTGGCTCAAAGACCACCTAATGAAGGAGACAACT GTGGGAAAGGCAAAGGGTGTGCTGAAGAACTTCCTCATTGAGCCATTTGTCCCACACACGCAG GAGGAAGAGTTTTATGTATGCATCTATGCCACACGTGAGGGCGACCACGTGCTTTTCCACCACGAGGGAGGAGTGGAGGTGGGTGATGTGGACGCCAAGGCCCAGAAGCTGATGGTTCCAGTGGATGGCAAGCTCACGGAGGACCTAGTCAAAGAGCAGCTGCTCACACAAGTTCCCGACAACAAGAAAGA TGTTTTGGCCAGTTTTATAGTCGGCCTCTTCAACTTGTATGAGGACCTCTACTTTACCTACCTTGAAATCAACCCTCTCG TCGTCACTCAAGATGGAGTATATGTCCTTGACATGGCAGCCAAGATTGATGCCACAGCGGATTATATCTGCAAGGCTAAATGGGGGGACCTTGAGTTTCCTCCACCCTTTGGCAGAGAGGCGTACCCTGAG GAGGCCTACATAGCTGATCTGGATGCAAAGAGTGGTGCAAGTCTGAAGCTGACCCTGCTGAACCCCCGAGGCAGGATCTGGACCATGGTGGCTGGAGGAGGTGCTTCTGTTGTCTACAG CGACACCATCTGCGATCTGGGTGGGGTGGACGAGCTGGCTAATTATGGCGAGTACTCAGGCGCACCCAGTGAACAGCAGACCTACGACTACGCAAAAACCATCTTGTCTCTCATGACACGTGAAAAACATCCTCTAG GGAAAGTGCTGATCATTGGAGGAAGCATTGCAAACTTCACCAACGTAGCAGCCACATTCAAG GGCATTGTCAGGGCCATTAAAGATTACCAAGGCCCTCTGAAGGAACACGAGGTCACCATTTTTGTTCGACGTGGTGGTCCAAACTACCAAGAGGGACTCAGGGTGATGGGGGAAGTAG GGAAGACCACAGGGATCCCCATTCATGTGTTTGGAACTGAAACCCATATGACTGCCATTGTTGGGATGGCACTGGGCCACCGACCAATCCCTAACCAGCCCCCGATGGACGCCCATACAGCCAACTTTCTCCTCAATGCTAGCAACAGTGCAGTG ACTCCAGCTACAACAAGGACGGCTTCATTCTCCGAGCCCAAGTCGCCCACTGATACCTGCCCGGCCAAGAAGTCTAAAGCAGGGCTTCCAACAG ACTCGCTCCATTCTATACTGTGGCCTCTGAAGAATGTGGTCACAGGCGATTGGAAAG CTCAAGCCTCTTCAGGCTGCAGCGGAG CTAAAGCAACCACTCTCTTCAGAAAAAACACCAAGACCATTGTTTGGGGCATGCAGACACGCGCCGTGCAAGGCATGCTGGACTTTGACTACGTATGCTCCCGGGAAGCACCCTCTGTGGCAGCCATGGTCTACCCCTTCAC TGGAGATCACAAGCAGAAGTTTTACTGGGGCCACAAAGAGATCCTGCTGCCGGTCTATAAGAACATGGCCGATGCCATGAAGAAGCACCCCGAGGTAGACGTCCTGATCAGCTTTGCTTCGCTACGCTCTGCCTTTGACAGCACAGTGGAAGCCATGCAGTACCCACAG ATTCACACCATCGCCATCATAGCCGAGGGCATCCCTGAAGCTCTGACTAGGAAGATGATAAAGATGGCTGACGAGAAAGGAGTCACCATCATTGGCCCTGCCACG GTTGGTGGCATCAAGCCGGGGTGTTTTAAGATTGGCAACACAGGCGGCATGTTGGACAACATCCTGGCTTCTAAACTTTACCGTCCCGGAAGTGTGGCGTATGTGTCGCGCTCTGGGGGCATGTCCAACGAGCTGAACAACATTATCTCACGCACTACAGACGGCGTCTATGAAGGGGTGGCCATCGGAGGAGACAG ATATCCAGGCTCGACCTTCATGGACCACGTCCTACGTTATCAGGACACTCCAGGAATTAAGATGATTGTTGTACTGGGAGAG ATTGGTGGAACAGAGGAGTACAAGATCTGCCAGGGCATCAAGGAAGGCAGGATAACAAAACCTGTGGTCTGCTGGTGCATTGGAACCTGCGCCACCATGTTTGCCTCAGAG GTTCAGTTTGGCCATGCAGGAGCTTGTGCCAACCAGGCTTCCGAGACAGCTGTGGCCAAGAACCAGGCTCTGAGGGATGCTGGAGCTTATGTACCGAAGAGCTTTGATGAGCTGGGTGACGTCATCAA GACTGTGTATGATGAATTGGTGGCCAATGGTACCATCGTTCCTGCCCAGGAGGTTCCTCCCCCAACAGTACCTATGGATTATTCCTGGGCCCGA GAGTTGGGCCTGATTCGTAAGCCAGCCTCATTCATGACAAGCATCTGTGATGAGCGAGGCCAGGAGCTGATCTATGCTGGCATGTCCATCACTGAGGTCTTCAGAGAAGAGATTGGTATAGGAGGAGTGCTAGGATTGCTCTGGTTCCAGCGCAG gtTACCACGCTACGCCTGCCAGTTCATTGAAATGTGCCTGATGGTGACTGCTGATCATGGGCCTGCAGTCTCCGGCGCTCACAACACAATTGTCTGTGCTCGTGCGGGCAAAGACCTTATCTCAAGCCTCACATCCGGCCTGCTCACCATC GGGGACCGTTTCGGAGGTGCTCTGGATGCGGCTGCAAAGCAGTTCAGCAAGGCATTTGACAGCGGCATGATCCCCATGGAGTTTGTCAACAAGATGAAGAAGGATGGCAAGCTGATTATGGGTATTGGCCACAGGGTCAAATCG ATCAACAACCCAGACATGCGAGTGCAGATTCTGAAGGACTTTGTGAAGCAGAATTTCCCTTCCACCCAGCTGCTTGACTACGCCCTCGATGTAGAAAAGATCACCACCTCTAAG aaaCCCAACCTGATCCTAAATGTAGATGGCTTTATTGGTGTTGCCTTCGTGGACATGCTTAGAACTTGTGGAGGCTTCACACG AGACGAGGCTGACGAGTTTGTGGAGATCGGTGCACTAAATGGGATCTTTGTCCTCGGCCGTAGCATGGGCTTCATTG GTCATTACCTGGATCAGAAGAGGCTGAAACAGGGTCTGTACCGCCACCCGTGGGATGACATCTCCTACGTGCTCCCTGAACACATGTCCATGTAA
- the aclyb gene encoding ATP-citrate synthase isoform X1: MSAKAISEQTGKELLYKNICTSAAVQNRFRYASVTAETDWARLTQDHSWLLTERLVVKPDQLIKRRGKLGLVGINMDLQGVREWLKDHLMKETTVGKAKGVLKNFLIEPFVPHTQEEEFYVCIYATREGDHVLFHHEGGVEVGDVDAKAQKLMVPVDGKLTEDLVKEQLLTQVPDNKKDVLASFIVGLFNLYEDLYFTYLEINPLVVTQDGVYVLDMAAKIDATADYICKAKWGDLEFPPPFGREAYPEEAYIADLDAKSGASLKLTLLNPRGRIWTMVAGGGASVVYSDTICDLGGVDELANYGEYSGAPSEQQTYDYAKTILSLMTREKHPLGKVLIIGGSIANFTNVAATFKGIVRAIKDYQGPLKEHEVTIFVRRGGPNYQEGLRVMGEVGKTTGIPIHVFGTETHMTAIVGMALGHRPIPNQPPMDAHTANFLLNASNSAVTPATTRTASFSEPKSPTDTCPAKKSKAGLPTDSLHSILWPLKNVVTGDWKGVTEAQASSGCSGAKATTLFRKNTKTIVWGMQTRAVQGMLDFDYVCSREAPSVAAMVYPFTGDHKQKFYWGHKEILLPVYKNMADAMKKHPEVDVLISFASLRSAFDSTVEAMQYPQIHTIAIIAEGIPEALTRKMIKMADEKGVTIIGPATVGGIKPGCFKIGNTGGMLDNILASKLYRPGSVAYVSRSGGMSNELNNIISRTTDGVYEGVAIGGDRYPGSTFMDHVLRYQDTPGIKMIVVLGEIGGTEEYKICQGIKEGRITKPVVCWCIGTCATMFASEVQFGHAGACANQASETAVAKNQALRDAGAYVPKSFDELGDVIKTVYDELVANGTIVPAQEVPPPTVPMDYSWARELGLIRKPASFMTSICDERGQELIYAGMSITEVFREEIGIGGVLGLLWFQRRLPRYACQFIEMCLMVTADHGPAVSGAHNTIVCARAGKDLISSLTSGLLTIGDRFGGALDAAAKQFSKAFDSGMIPMEFVNKMKKDGKLIMGIGHRVKSINNPDMRVQILKDFVKQNFPSTQLLDYALDVEKITTSKKPNLILNVDGFIGVAFVDMLRTCGGFTRDEADEFVEIGALNGIFVLGRSMGFIGHYLDQKRLKQGLYRHPWDDISYVLPEHMSM, encoded by the exons AGGCTGGTGGTGAAGCCAGATCAACTGATAAAGCGGCGCGGGAAGCTCGGCCTAGTGGGCATCAACATGGACTTGCAGGGCGTCCGGGAGTGGCTCAAAGACCACCTAATGAAGGAGACAACT GTGGGAAAGGCAAAGGGTGTGCTGAAGAACTTCCTCATTGAGCCATTTGTCCCACACACGCAG GAGGAAGAGTTTTATGTATGCATCTATGCCACACGTGAGGGCGACCACGTGCTTTTCCACCACGAGGGAGGAGTGGAGGTGGGTGATGTGGACGCCAAGGCCCAGAAGCTGATGGTTCCAGTGGATGGCAAGCTCACGGAGGACCTAGTCAAAGAGCAGCTGCTCACACAAGTTCCCGACAACAAGAAAGA TGTTTTGGCCAGTTTTATAGTCGGCCTCTTCAACTTGTATGAGGACCTCTACTTTACCTACCTTGAAATCAACCCTCTCG TCGTCACTCAAGATGGAGTATATGTCCTTGACATGGCAGCCAAGATTGATGCCACAGCGGATTATATCTGCAAGGCTAAATGGGGGGACCTTGAGTTTCCTCCACCCTTTGGCAGAGAGGCGTACCCTGAG GAGGCCTACATAGCTGATCTGGATGCAAAGAGTGGTGCAAGTCTGAAGCTGACCCTGCTGAACCCCCGAGGCAGGATCTGGACCATGGTGGCTGGAGGAGGTGCTTCTGTTGTCTACAG CGACACCATCTGCGATCTGGGTGGGGTGGACGAGCTGGCTAATTATGGCGAGTACTCAGGCGCACCCAGTGAACAGCAGACCTACGACTACGCAAAAACCATCTTGTCTCTCATGACACGTGAAAAACATCCTCTAG GGAAAGTGCTGATCATTGGAGGAAGCATTGCAAACTTCACCAACGTAGCAGCCACATTCAAG GGCATTGTCAGGGCCATTAAAGATTACCAAGGCCCTCTGAAGGAACACGAGGTCACCATTTTTGTTCGACGTGGTGGTCCAAACTACCAAGAGGGACTCAGGGTGATGGGGGAAGTAG GGAAGACCACAGGGATCCCCATTCATGTGTTTGGAACTGAAACCCATATGACTGCCATTGTTGGGATGGCACTGGGCCACCGACCAATCCCTAACCAGCCCCCGATGGACGCCCATACAGCCAACTTTCTCCTCAATGCTAGCAACAGTGCAGTG ACTCCAGCTACAACAAGGACGGCTTCATTCTCCGAGCCCAAGTCGCCCACTGATACCTGCCCGGCCAAGAAGTCTAAAGCAGGGCTTCCAACAG ACTCGCTCCATTCTATACTGTGGCCTCTGAAGAATGTGGTCACAGGCGATTGGAAA GGTGTGACAGAAGCTCAAGCCTCTTCAGGCTGCAGCGGAG CTAAAGCAACCACTCTCTTCAGAAAAAACACCAAGACCATTGTTTGGGGCATGCAGACACGCGCCGTGCAAGGCATGCTGGACTTTGACTACGTATGCTCCCGGGAAGCACCCTCTGTGGCAGCCATGGTCTACCCCTTCAC TGGAGATCACAAGCAGAAGTTTTACTGGGGCCACAAAGAGATCCTGCTGCCGGTCTATAAGAACATGGCCGATGCCATGAAGAAGCACCCCGAGGTAGACGTCCTGATCAGCTTTGCTTCGCTACGCTCTGCCTTTGACAGCACAGTGGAAGCCATGCAGTACCCACAG ATTCACACCATCGCCATCATAGCCGAGGGCATCCCTGAAGCTCTGACTAGGAAGATGATAAAGATGGCTGACGAGAAAGGAGTCACCATCATTGGCCCTGCCACG GTTGGTGGCATCAAGCCGGGGTGTTTTAAGATTGGCAACACAGGCGGCATGTTGGACAACATCCTGGCTTCTAAACTTTACCGTCCCGGAAGTGTGGCGTATGTGTCGCGCTCTGGGGGCATGTCCAACGAGCTGAACAACATTATCTCACGCACTACAGACGGCGTCTATGAAGGGGTGGCCATCGGAGGAGACAG ATATCCAGGCTCGACCTTCATGGACCACGTCCTACGTTATCAGGACACTCCAGGAATTAAGATGATTGTTGTACTGGGAGAG ATTGGTGGAACAGAGGAGTACAAGATCTGCCAGGGCATCAAGGAAGGCAGGATAACAAAACCTGTGGTCTGCTGGTGCATTGGAACCTGCGCCACCATGTTTGCCTCAGAG GTTCAGTTTGGCCATGCAGGAGCTTGTGCCAACCAGGCTTCCGAGACAGCTGTGGCCAAGAACCAGGCTCTGAGGGATGCTGGAGCTTATGTACCGAAGAGCTTTGATGAGCTGGGTGACGTCATCAA GACTGTGTATGATGAATTGGTGGCCAATGGTACCATCGTTCCTGCCCAGGAGGTTCCTCCCCCAACAGTACCTATGGATTATTCCTGGGCCCGA GAGTTGGGCCTGATTCGTAAGCCAGCCTCATTCATGACAAGCATCTGTGATGAGCGAGGCCAGGAGCTGATCTATGCTGGCATGTCCATCACTGAGGTCTTCAGAGAAGAGATTGGTATAGGAGGAGTGCTAGGATTGCTCTGGTTCCAGCGCAG gtTACCACGCTACGCCTGCCAGTTCATTGAAATGTGCCTGATGGTGACTGCTGATCATGGGCCTGCAGTCTCCGGCGCTCACAACACAATTGTCTGTGCTCGTGCGGGCAAAGACCTTATCTCAAGCCTCACATCCGGCCTGCTCACCATC GGGGACCGTTTCGGAGGTGCTCTGGATGCGGCTGCAAAGCAGTTCAGCAAGGCATTTGACAGCGGCATGATCCCCATGGAGTTTGTCAACAAGATGAAGAAGGATGGCAAGCTGATTATGGGTATTGGCCACAGGGTCAAATCG ATCAACAACCCAGACATGCGAGTGCAGATTCTGAAGGACTTTGTGAAGCAGAATTTCCCTTCCACCCAGCTGCTTGACTACGCCCTCGATGTAGAAAAGATCACCACCTCTAAG aaaCCCAACCTGATCCTAAATGTAGATGGCTTTATTGGTGTTGCCTTCGTGGACATGCTTAGAACTTGTGGAGGCTTCACACG AGACGAGGCTGACGAGTTTGTGGAGATCGGTGCACTAAATGGGATCTTTGTCCTCGGCCGTAGCATGGGCTTCATTG GTCATTACCTGGATCAGAAGAGGCTGAAACAGGGTCTGTACCGCCACCCGTGGGATGACATCTCCTACGTGCTCCCTGAACACATGTCCATGTAA
- the aclyb gene encoding ATP-citrate synthase isoform X6 codes for MSAKAISEQTGKELLYKNICTSAAVQNRFRYASVTAETDWARLTQDHSWLLTERLVVKPDQLIKRRGKLGLVGINMDLQGVREWLKDHLMKETTVGKAKGVLKNFLIEPFVPHTQEEEFYVCIYATREGDHVLFHHEGGVEVGDVDAKAQKLMVPVDGKLTEDLVKEQLLTQVPDNKKDVLASFIVGLFNLYEDLYFTYLEINPLVVTQDGVYVLDMAAKIDATADYICKAKWGDLEFPPPFGREAYPEEAYIADLDAKSGASLKLTLLNPRGRIWTMVAGGGASVVYSDTICDLGGVDELANYGEYSGAPSEQQTYDYAKTILSLMTREKHPLGKVLIIGGSIANFTNVAATFKGIVRAIKDYQGPLKEHEVTIFVRRGGPNYQEGLRVMGEVGKTTGIPIHVFGTETHMTAIVGMALGHRPIPNQPPMDAHTANFLLNASNSAVTPATTRTASFSEPKSPTDTCPAKKSKAGLPTAKATTLFRKNTKTIVWGMQTRAVQGMLDFDYVCSREAPSVAAMVYPFTGDHKQKFYWGHKEILLPVYKNMADAMKKHPEVDVLISFASLRSAFDSTVEAMQYPQIHTIAIIAEGIPEALTRKMIKMADEKGVTIIGPATVGGIKPGCFKIGNTGGMLDNILASKLYRPGSVAYVSRSGGMSNELNNIISRTTDGVYEGVAIGGDRYPGSTFMDHVLRYQDTPGIKMIVVLGEIGGTEEYKICQGIKEGRITKPVVCWCIGTCATMFASEVQFGHAGACANQASETAVAKNQALRDAGAYVPKSFDELGDVIKTVYDELVANGTIVPAQEVPPPTVPMDYSWARELGLIRKPASFMTSICDERGQELIYAGMSITEVFREEIGIGGVLGLLWFQRRLPRYACQFIEMCLMVTADHGPAVSGAHNTIVCARAGKDLISSLTSGLLTIGDRFGGALDAAAKQFSKAFDSGMIPMEFVNKMKKDGKLIMGIGHRVKSINNPDMRVQILKDFVKQNFPSTQLLDYALDVEKITTSKKPNLILNVDGFIGVAFVDMLRTCGGFTRDEADEFVEIGALNGIFVLGRSMGFIGHYLDQKRLKQGLYRHPWDDISYVLPEHMSM; via the exons AGGCTGGTGGTGAAGCCAGATCAACTGATAAAGCGGCGCGGGAAGCTCGGCCTAGTGGGCATCAACATGGACTTGCAGGGCGTCCGGGAGTGGCTCAAAGACCACCTAATGAAGGAGACAACT GTGGGAAAGGCAAAGGGTGTGCTGAAGAACTTCCTCATTGAGCCATTTGTCCCACACACGCAG GAGGAAGAGTTTTATGTATGCATCTATGCCACACGTGAGGGCGACCACGTGCTTTTCCACCACGAGGGAGGAGTGGAGGTGGGTGATGTGGACGCCAAGGCCCAGAAGCTGATGGTTCCAGTGGATGGCAAGCTCACGGAGGACCTAGTCAAAGAGCAGCTGCTCACACAAGTTCCCGACAACAAGAAAGA TGTTTTGGCCAGTTTTATAGTCGGCCTCTTCAACTTGTATGAGGACCTCTACTTTACCTACCTTGAAATCAACCCTCTCG TCGTCACTCAAGATGGAGTATATGTCCTTGACATGGCAGCCAAGATTGATGCCACAGCGGATTATATCTGCAAGGCTAAATGGGGGGACCTTGAGTTTCCTCCACCCTTTGGCAGAGAGGCGTACCCTGAG GAGGCCTACATAGCTGATCTGGATGCAAAGAGTGGTGCAAGTCTGAAGCTGACCCTGCTGAACCCCCGAGGCAGGATCTGGACCATGGTGGCTGGAGGAGGTGCTTCTGTTGTCTACAG CGACACCATCTGCGATCTGGGTGGGGTGGACGAGCTGGCTAATTATGGCGAGTACTCAGGCGCACCCAGTGAACAGCAGACCTACGACTACGCAAAAACCATCTTGTCTCTCATGACACGTGAAAAACATCCTCTAG GGAAAGTGCTGATCATTGGAGGAAGCATTGCAAACTTCACCAACGTAGCAGCCACATTCAAG GGCATTGTCAGGGCCATTAAAGATTACCAAGGCCCTCTGAAGGAACACGAGGTCACCATTTTTGTTCGACGTGGTGGTCCAAACTACCAAGAGGGACTCAGGGTGATGGGGGAAGTAG GGAAGACCACAGGGATCCCCATTCATGTGTTTGGAACTGAAACCCATATGACTGCCATTGTTGGGATGGCACTGGGCCACCGACCAATCCCTAACCAGCCCCCGATGGACGCCCATACAGCCAACTTTCTCCTCAATGCTAGCAACAGTGCAGTG ACTCCAGCTACAACAAGGACGGCTTCATTCTCCGAGCCCAAGTCGCCCACTGATACCTGCCCGGCCAAGAAGTCTAAAGCAGGGCTTCCAACAG CTAAAGCAACCACTCTCTTCAGAAAAAACACCAAGACCATTGTTTGGGGCATGCAGACACGCGCCGTGCAAGGCATGCTGGACTTTGACTACGTATGCTCCCGGGAAGCACCCTCTGTGGCAGCCATGGTCTACCCCTTCAC TGGAGATCACAAGCAGAAGTTTTACTGGGGCCACAAAGAGATCCTGCTGCCGGTCTATAAGAACATGGCCGATGCCATGAAGAAGCACCCCGAGGTAGACGTCCTGATCAGCTTTGCTTCGCTACGCTCTGCCTTTGACAGCACAGTGGAAGCCATGCAGTACCCACAG ATTCACACCATCGCCATCATAGCCGAGGGCATCCCTGAAGCTCTGACTAGGAAGATGATAAAGATGGCTGACGAGAAAGGAGTCACCATCATTGGCCCTGCCACG GTTGGTGGCATCAAGCCGGGGTGTTTTAAGATTGGCAACACAGGCGGCATGTTGGACAACATCCTGGCTTCTAAACTTTACCGTCCCGGAAGTGTGGCGTATGTGTCGCGCTCTGGGGGCATGTCCAACGAGCTGAACAACATTATCTCACGCACTACAGACGGCGTCTATGAAGGGGTGGCCATCGGAGGAGACAG ATATCCAGGCTCGACCTTCATGGACCACGTCCTACGTTATCAGGACACTCCAGGAATTAAGATGATTGTTGTACTGGGAGAG ATTGGTGGAACAGAGGAGTACAAGATCTGCCAGGGCATCAAGGAAGGCAGGATAACAAAACCTGTGGTCTGCTGGTGCATTGGAACCTGCGCCACCATGTTTGCCTCAGAG GTTCAGTTTGGCCATGCAGGAGCTTGTGCCAACCAGGCTTCCGAGACAGCTGTGGCCAAGAACCAGGCTCTGAGGGATGCTGGAGCTTATGTACCGAAGAGCTTTGATGAGCTGGGTGACGTCATCAA GACTGTGTATGATGAATTGGTGGCCAATGGTACCATCGTTCCTGCCCAGGAGGTTCCTCCCCCAACAGTACCTATGGATTATTCCTGGGCCCGA GAGTTGGGCCTGATTCGTAAGCCAGCCTCATTCATGACAAGCATCTGTGATGAGCGAGGCCAGGAGCTGATCTATGCTGGCATGTCCATCACTGAGGTCTTCAGAGAAGAGATTGGTATAGGAGGAGTGCTAGGATTGCTCTGGTTCCAGCGCAG gtTACCACGCTACGCCTGCCAGTTCATTGAAATGTGCCTGATGGTGACTGCTGATCATGGGCCTGCAGTCTCCGGCGCTCACAACACAATTGTCTGTGCTCGTGCGGGCAAAGACCTTATCTCAAGCCTCACATCCGGCCTGCTCACCATC GGGGACCGTTTCGGAGGTGCTCTGGATGCGGCTGCAAAGCAGTTCAGCAAGGCATTTGACAGCGGCATGATCCCCATGGAGTTTGTCAACAAGATGAAGAAGGATGGCAAGCTGATTATGGGTATTGGCCACAGGGTCAAATCG ATCAACAACCCAGACATGCGAGTGCAGATTCTGAAGGACTTTGTGAAGCAGAATTTCCCTTCCACCCAGCTGCTTGACTACGCCCTCGATGTAGAAAAGATCACCACCTCTAAG aaaCCCAACCTGATCCTAAATGTAGATGGCTTTATTGGTGTTGCCTTCGTGGACATGCTTAGAACTTGTGGAGGCTTCACACG AGACGAGGCTGACGAGTTTGTGGAGATCGGTGCACTAAATGGGATCTTTGTCCTCGGCCGTAGCATGGGCTTCATTG GTCATTACCTGGATCAGAAGAGGCTGAAACAGGGTCTGTACCGCCACCCGTGGGATGACATCTCCTACGTGCTCCCTGAACACATGTCCATGTAA